From Balaenoptera ricei isolate mBalRic1 chromosome 5, mBalRic1.hap2, whole genome shotgun sequence:
ATTATTTTGGTGGTTTTACAAATCTCTTCTCCACTtgtcaattcaaaaaaaaaaaaaattctaagaattaGGGAATACGGAAAACTTAATGAAGTTGACTTCCAGATTTATAATCTTTCTATTttatcctagaagagaacattaaaaatatgtCATTGCTATAAAAGACCATCTTGTTAACGTTACAAAAGATTGGTGGGAGCAAGAACTGTGTCACTGATATGTGGAGTTTTGGAGTTATCTCTACAAATTAGGAAAATGTtcaaaggtaaaaaaagaaatatagcaaTCCCTAAACCATGTTGATGATGAGTAGCTTAGTCTAAACTAAATATTTTTCCACTCATAATAATCATCCTCCCctcaaatgccttttaaaaaaatacattacacAGTACAGTAGCAGAAATCAAGGACAGCACAGACTATTTTCAAGAACAGAAAAGTCTCCAGCGAAGAAAGGTATCTTATAGTAAAGAGCAGACTTCTTTAGAGACATTAGTCAATTAACTTGCAATTCATTatgaagatttttctttcctcataTGGGGAGAGTCTACTCTATTTGAAGTTGCCACaccattttctgttccttttctagAAAACCTGCCCTTGGTCCGTTTCTTCTTCACACTTGGGGCCTGAAGAGGAGCATCTTCTTCCATCCACCTCTGAAGCTGAACATTAAATAAATTCCATGTTATGTATGCTTGGATAGTGCAACTGGATGACAGAACAGCAATTTTAGCTGCCAACACGTTCACATCTTCGGTAGTGCCATCCGAATTCCCATTCTGCCCTCCAGCCAGGTGAAAACCAACAGTGATCACAGAAACTATTAAAGTCACGAGTCGACCCAAAATAAACACAATGGCCCACAGAGAAAACTCTTTCTGGTACTTTTCATCGCTAAAATAAAACAGGTCGCAAAAGTGGGAAAGGAATTCCACAAAATAATGCATCATCAAAAGAAGAAGTCCCAGGTGATTCAGGTACAAGAGGTAAGCTCCCGCAATGTGAAAGAGGTGAAGACCAACGTAGACAACTTGCTGGGAGAGATCTTGAGGTTTGATTCTCTGGAAGTAGAGTTCAGGAAAGGCGTGAAACCAGTAAGCCAACTGTGAGATATAGAAAAACTTCATCTGAAATGTCATCATGTTATTGGGATGAGCCCTCCATAAGAGAGACAGGTCTGACAGGCAGTTTTCAGAGAGTAGAATGAAGGTGCCCCAAATACAAGAGACCAGGAAGAATACACTGACCAGATTCGTTAAATTTGCTTTGTTTCGGTTTGGGGAACTGCATTCGCCTGTTAATTCTATCCAAGACATACTCTTGAATAGTGGCGTGAATGATGATTGCCACCAGCATATAGAAGAACACTGTGGCCAAATCTTTGGCACCATAATGATACAGGAACTTAGGTGCTGTGgctctttcttctgcttcttcgGCAGGGAAGGTAACACCGTGCTGGAGAGTAATAAAAACGATCGACACTTCTGCTGTTCCCTCGAACATGAGCCCCAGCACGAAGAACATCCCCACACAGGCGACAAGGTCCGCATGATTCTGCAGGATGAATTCCTGGCTCAGGACTGGGGGGTTCTTGGTGCCCTTCTTACGAAACGTCATGGTGGCGCTTCCCAGATACTCACCGACGAGCGGCAGCTGCCTCCCCGTGGCTGCTCCTCaaggcgccgccgccgccgccgccgccgccgcggctcCGGGGGCTTCACTCCCCATCCCGGAGCCGGTCCCGGGTCGCTTCGgccacccagaaaaaaaaaaaaaaaaaaaatcaaagcagctGGCCGAACAGGACTGAGCATGCGCACCAGGGCCGGCGGAGGCAGGGAAGGAAATCGAGCGCCGCGCCCCTACCCGGCGCCAGGCCCGGGGTTGCGAGCGGTGATCTTCCACGTTGATCAGCGCCTCTTTAAATCCGCTGGCACCGTCGAGATGCTCCTAAATGATTTGTCCATAGCATCTTCATTGCTGACCGTGACAAAGCAGGACAGAGCTCTGCTTGTTCTTCAGCAGCATGATAATGATAAAAACCagcataataataatgatagaagCAAACTCTCCTAGCGCTTAGTATTTACCAGGTGCCTTTACTTTTATAAACGGAAACTTTCTAGAAAACTCAGTGAAGAAAATAGAgttttaaccttttttaaaaattatttttattttttccaaaggagaaactgaggcacagaggttaagtggTATGCCCAAGATCACAGCTGGGAGGCGTTAGAGCTACGATTTGAATCCGTTGCCTGTGTTCTTGACCATTGTATTCTAGTACCTCTTGTTGTAAATCAGTCACACCTGGAAATATTTTGCTAGCGCAGCAACAGAGCGTACTCAAAAATACTTCCCCGATTGGCAATCATAATTGTGGCAAAAATATTGTCTAGTCAGTAATCAgatttattgcattttaaaagatgggGAGTTGGTTGGAAGGGGAAAACTATCAGTTCACGGAAAGGTCTTTTGGTTGCAAAGCCCACAACTGAATTTCCTCTCTCTAGCAGATAAGAAACTCATGTCTCATTATTATAGTTTTTGCATATAATTTTGCTAAAATTCACATATCAAAAAACAGCTTCTTTTGTAAATGTTAATATCTTCAACAGTTCAAAGTTCTTATCAGCTTTCAAATTTGTCTTTGCAGGCAGagcagttttcttgtttcttctgtgTTGCATGAGATCATTCTCGTTACTGATACAGTTAAGGTTTGAAGCTTGGAATATACATTTCAGAAGAAGAAGTGCTTCatgatttaaagaataaaaccCACTTTAAATTTAGAATGTCTAATTGCCTTTTATcattgtttctctgtgtgctgtgCACTGACAAAAGATGTAGTCCAACCTGTGTAATGACTTTTAAGATATTGAACAAAGTACTCTGATCAATAGACAGTGTGCCTGCATTTCCTGGAAGAGCCAAACAATTGTACATATACAGAATTAGTTTGGAAAGTGCTCTTGGGTTAAGGAGTGTACCTACATATTTTTCTATAGTAAGAATTCTCTATTTCTTGACGGATTCCTTATTGGATagtctacttttttttaacagatcagCTGCACAGTATTTGGTTTTCCGAGCTGTTACTCAGTTCTTGGCTCTGACAACTCAATTTTGAGTGCTTTTTGAGGTTAACTGAATCAGTGAGGAATTATAAATAGAGGTGCCAAAATGAGGGCAtcaagaaatgaggaaaaaaaaaaaaaaaatcaagcttgaAGGCAGTTGCCAGGGAGGAAATAGTCAAGGAGAAGAGCAGTGGGAATTGTTGAGTTTATTCAAGAAAGTGcaaatttatatacttttttgaaaataatcataatttcaaatatagaattcatcagttttcttaTAGGCATAGACAATATGACTGTAATCATTTTGTGACATActaactaaatataaaaatagttgTGCGATTCCTGAGCTgagatttctgtttatatttctgtttgACAGTTTTGACAGGCCTTCCAACTCTACCTATGCAAATACGATAGATTTTGCCTCAAAAATGGAACATATCAAAGTGAACAGAACAAATATTTATGCATAGTCGTGAAATGGTATTTtcttaccaaagggaaaaaaggccATTTTCAGCTAGCTTAAAATTAtatcttaaaggaaaaagaacattcccccccaacacacacttaTTTTTTGAGTAGAGAAACTTCTTCAGCTATCAAATGATATTCTGTAgtctaaattattaatttaaattttatattaaatacagtgtatttgaattttagtttcatatttcttattaacatcatcataaaaatattaaaatgtcaaatttctaaaattattggAATCTGTAAGAGTATTGTAGTAATATTATAGAAAATGCCATTTGCTTTCAGTAGTTTTATTGGCACtgacaaagaataaaaagtatataacAATATCTTAAAAATTTGGATACCACTATgattattatatcatttaatgtaTGGGCATGTATTCCTACTTTATGCCCTATGCCTGTGGTATTAAATTCAAATGGAGATTTCTGCTTCGGTCATTAAGAGTAACTATAATTGAATTTCCACTCCTATTGTAAATAACTGAAAAACTAGACAAATTatatgaaataactttttttctttcagatattggagaataaaaaaggagggagagaaatgagGAGAGCCCCACAATTTGCCCCGGATTTCTGCCTGGATGGCATTTTCCAGTCCATTGTGCAGAGATGGAAGGAGGGTAGGGCAGCCAAGAAGAGCCTCCTGGAGATCTTGCTGAATTGAGGAGAGACAGGAGAAGGTGAGGCGACTAAagtttgctgggcagagtaatttTGCAGAGAAAGTTAAATAATTAGAGTGCTTTGGAAATTTGCATAAACATTCCCTAGAGGCTGCCTCTAATATTAAGTCTTGTATGCATAAGGTTAGAATACATGAGGCCAAGCAAAGAACAGTAGGAGAAATGTAAATTCAAAATTTTCAAGAATTCAAACAGGACTAGGAGATTTTGAAGTTTGGAAAAGTCAGAAAGTAGCATCCCCTTGGAACACTTGTGAGACTACAATCAGTCAAGGGCCAAGAAAAGTCACAGTCAATAGGAAGGCTGCACTTGCCCTAGGGAAAAAGCTAATTCATGCGTGCCTATAGTTTTCAAGAAGGCTTCAAAGGATCAAGGTGCTCCGCAAGGAACTGTCCGCCAGAAAAATCCACACCTTGACAATGTGAAATTCATATTGTTTAGCATCTGTataaaatttatgaaacaaaGGCTAGGTTCAGCTGGGTCTATCAGAATGTCTACATGTGGCCTCTCCATGTGACGTTGGCATTGTCACAGAGCAGTGGCTCTAGGCTCTAAGATTGAGCTTTGTAGTGAAAAAAAAGCCGAAGTTCTGTGGCCTTTTATGACCCAGAATTGGAAGTTatgtcatataattttcattGTCAAAGCAGGCACAAGCCTTTTAACTTCAAGGTGGAGCTggttgggggtagggtggggaacACAGATACCACCTCTTAATAAGAAGTGTACCCGAATATTTGTGGCTAAGTTTTTAAATAGCCACATCTTTTCTTTTAACAACTCTTCTTTCCTCTCACATAAAATATGCACTGTTTCCTTTCAATGCAAACAAATGTCTCATGCCAATATAGCAACAGGGTCAAGTTTATTACCTAGGAATTTGAAAGCTATATTAGATCCAGGCATAGAAGGGCTCCTTAGGTCCTTTCCTTTGTTACACTTACTCTTCATTTGAATACttgtaaaggaaagaaacaaggtATCTGGCTCTCACACACCTAAGGCATAGGAAAAATGCAATAGACACTTACATACAAGAAGTGGGTAAATTGGTTGCCCACAGCAGTCAATGGTCAAAATGAAAcaggaggaagagggcagggcacAGCCTTTGAAAGAATtacatagccataggacatgacaaaaactggttggaaccaactaggtccaagatggcagaagattcgacttccagtggaccttgagcctcatcatactctcattgtaatacattagcatgctaagtGACACTaccagtgccatgacagttctgaggctaaccataaaatgctaaaaagtgggcagtggcccaattcctggaaatccccaccccttccccgaaataattggaataatcctcccactcattagcctatgaaattacccagcccataaaaactaaccacgccATATTTCGGGGCTCTCTCgctttctgagatggcccacactctgtctctggagtgtgtttctctctaaataaatccacttcttacctatcacttcgtctctcactgaattctttctgcaatgagataTCAAGAACCTCAAATTCACTGGGAACAAATATAATTATGAGGTCTGGGGAAAGTCCCTAGATCTTTGATTTAAACCCAGTCTCTCTTCCTCAGAAATGgtggaagatttttcttttctttttttttgctctttaaaacATGGACTAAATATTACAAGTTATTTGTATTTAttggtttgtatattttaaaagatacacacacacaaaaaaaccctagAAGCCAAGTAATGTTAATGTGTTAATGTTAATCTTTGTCTTTACGGTGTAATAGTGGATTATACTATTAATTATAATGTATCAATTATACTATTGGCACTTCAAGGAATTAACATTGTATCAATGAATTTATGGTGGAACCAAGAGAGGAATGGAAAGATTAGCATCTGAGTATCCTTTACAGAGGACTGCCACATACTGAgcaaagtatcttttaaaatgctATATTGATTTTGTTGAGAAacaattggtttaaaaaaatcaatagaaagccCCATTATAATTTAGGTACTATATATTAATACAAATAAttagttatttccattatctaCACAATGTAACCTTttgcatatgtattttataactcaggggtccccaactcccgggccatggaccggtactggtccgtggcctgttaggaacagggccgcacagcaggaagtgagcggcgggcgagtgagt
This genomic window contains:
- the TRAM1L1 gene encoding LOW QUALITY PROTEIN: translocating chain-associated membrane protein 1-like 1 (The sequence of the model RefSeq protein was modified relative to this genomic sequence to represent the inferred CDS: inserted 2 bases in 1 codon) codes for the protein MTFRKKGTKNPPVLSQEFILQNHADLVACVGMFFVLGLMFEGTAEVSIVFITLQHGVTFPAEEAEERATAPKFLYHYGAKDLATVFFYMLVAIIIHATIQEYVLDRINRRMQFPKPKQSKFNESGQXVFFLVSCIWGTFILLSENCLSDLSLLWRAHPNNMMTFQMKFFYISQLAYWFHAFPELYFQRIKPQDLSQQVVYVGLHLFHIAGAYLLYLNHLGLLLLMMHYFVEFLSHFCDLFYFSDEKYQKEFSLWAIVFILGRLVTLIVSVITVGFHLAGGQNGNSDGTTEDVNVLAAKIAVLSSSCTIQAYITWNLFNVQLQRWMEEDAPLQAPSVKKKRTKGRFSRKGTENGVATSNRVDSPHMRKEKSS